TCACTCCTATATGATCAATCTCTGaacacctccccccccccccaattgcaTCAGTATTGATATTTTACTCAACTCCTTTGATACTATTTTCTTTCAagtacaaattatttgtttctaaGATAAATGCACGCCCGCACATATGCATGCATGTGACTTGCGTGTAGGACCAGTCAATGAGTGTAACTacaatatttattctactgTAAGTTTCATATTACCTTAGAAATATAACATTATTACGTTTTGTTTTGACCATTCTCTTTCTATGTCCATTCACATAAGGTGGCTAATGAGCGTGTTGGGTCACAGAGACAGCAAATGGTATATGATCAATGGAATCACCATGGTATTTGTATTCTTCTCGTGTCGCCTAGCAATCCTTCTACCCTACTACACTGTCGCATATCAGACCATCGGGAGAGCCGTCGCTGCCCTCCCAACTGTGCTTATCGTGGCTTGGATTCCTTGTGGATTTATAATGGACATTCTTAATCTCTACTGGTTCCGCAAGATGTTCAACGGagcaaaaaatatgttacttgcTGAGCAGACAAAAGACAACAGCGATGACAGTGTTCAGAAGCGCGTGACAAACCGAGTGAAAGGAGAATAACTTCAATCGTGAGACATTGTTTCTTCTGATTTTGTAATGAATGATAATTGTTGGTATTGACGTGAAAGTGATGAtgcttttttaaatgtttgaagtGCTTGAATTGCTTCACCGCCGAGCGCTGTGATTGGTTAAGCATAACTGTGTAGAGCTATGGTTGGTAAACTTCACTTCGGAGCGCTGTGTTTGGTGTAGCTTCACTGCAGGGCGCTGTTATTGGTGAAGCTTCACTGCACACCGCTATGATTGGTGTAGCTTCACTGCAAACCGCTGTGATTGGTGAAGCTTCACTGCAGACAGCTGTGATTGTTGAAGCTTCACTGCATGCAGAGCGCTGTGATTGGTGAAGCTTCACTGCAGACCGCTGTGATTGGTGAAGCTTCACTGCAGACCGCTGTGTTTGGTGAAGCTTCACTGCATGCAGGGCACTGTGATTGGTGTAGCTTCAATGCAGAGCGCTGTGATTGGTGAAGCTTCACAGCAGACTGTGTGATTGGTGAAGCTTCACTGCAGACCGCTGTGATTGGTGAAGCTTCACTGCATGCAGAGCGCTGTGATTGGTGAAGCTTCACTGCAGACCGCTGTGATTGGTGAAGCTTCACTGCAGACCGCTGTGATTGGTGGAGCTTCACTGCATGCAGAGCACTGTGATTGGTGAAGCTTCACTGCAGACCGCTGTGATCGTTGAAGCTTCACTGCAGACCGCTGTGATTGGTGAAGCTTCACTGCAGACCGCTGTGATTGGTGGAGCTTCAATGCAGACCGCTGTGTTTGGTGAAGCTTACCTGCAGAGCGCTGTGATTGGTGAAGCTTTACTGCAGAGTGCTGTGATTGGTGAAGCTTCACTGCAGAGCactgtgattggtttagcttcACTGCAGGACGCTGCTATTGGTAAAGCTTCACTGCAGACCGCTGTAATTGGTGGAGCTTCACTGCACGCAGAGCGCTGTGATTGGTGAAGCTTCACTGCAGACTGTGTGATTGGTGAAGCTTCACTGCAGACCGCTGTGATTGGTGAAGCTTCACTGCATGCAGAGCGCTGTGATTGGTGAAGCTTCACTGCAGACCGCTGTGATTGGTGAAGCTTCACTGCAGACCGCTGTGATTGGTGGAGCTTCACTGCATGCAGAGCACTGTGATTGGTGAAGCTTCACTGCAGACCGCTGTGATCGTTAAAGCTTCACTGCAGACCGCTGTGATTGGTGAAGCTTCACTGCAGACCGCTGTGATTGGTGTAGCTTCACTGCAGACAGCTGTGATTGGTGAAGCTTCACTGCAGAGCGCTGTGATTGGTGAAGCTTCACTGCAGAGCGTTCTGATTGGTGAAGTTTCACTGCAGAGCGCTCTGATTGGTGGAGTTTCACTGCAGAGCGCTGTGATTGGTGAGGCCATACTGCGGAGCTTTGATTAGGTAAGGTCGTACTGAGGAGCGCTGTGATTGGTGAGGCCATATTGTGGAGCGCTGTGATTGGTGAGGCCATACTGCAGAGAGTTGCGATTGGTGAAGTAATACTGCGGAGCGCTGTGATTGGTGAAGTAATACTGCGGAGCGCTGCGATTGGTGAGGCCATTCTGCGGAAAGTTGCGATTGGTGAGGTAATACTGCGGAGAATTGCGATTGGTGAGGTAATACTGCGGAGCGCTATGATTGGTGTAGCTTCACTGCGGAGGGCTGTGATTGGTGAGGCCATTCTGCGGAGAGCTTTGATTGGTGAGGCCATTCTGCGGAGCGCAGTGATTGGTGAGGCCATACTGCGGAGAGTTGCGATTGGTGAGGCCATATTGTGGAGCGGTGTGATTGATGAGGCCATACTGCGGAGCACTGTGATTGGTGAGGCCATACTGCGGAGCCATTGTGATAGCACTTTGATGATTATACATGTCTACCTCTAGCATCAAATCGTTCTAAGAATTGAATTCTTTATCAGATTTACTTATCCTGGTACTGCCTATCTTTTTCATATTCATCCACTTTTCATATATCAAACTCAGAGCTGGCAAATTGTGTGGGCTGACCACCAAGTTTTCCTTATCAACAGTTTGGTGCAGATATAGGGAAGATACTGACCTCTGGATGGAAAATTCCAAGATAAAGTTTTACCCAGCCCGTCATTGCCCatattcataaagctgcttaaagggaaggtacacgtttggtaactactcaaaacaaatattaacttaaaaactgacttggtaatgagcattggggagctgttgatagtgtaaaacattgtgagaaacggttccctctgaagtagcatagattttgagaaagataggtaatttgaggtaatttctaactaaaataatgaaagacttctagctagaagtctttcattcctatctgaaagcacacaaattagtccaacaagggcgttttttctctcatcattttctggCAACCTCGATGACTaatttagctcaaatgttcacagacttgttattttatgcttatgttgggatacaccaagtgagaagaccgggcTTTGACATTCACCAAAGTGTACCTATCCTTTAAGCTCTTTGAAAACAATACCATCAAttgggcttttttttttaagtacatgtacttaataAAAGTACACTTTTTCGTACCCATTATTACATTGTTAGGTTTCCACCATTGAACTAATACTGATGATGTTAGCGCTACAGCTTCCATTTACCAGTGTATGCAGTGACAACCAATATTTATCagataataattaatataaaatatttctctagatttttaaaagttaaattttgACTTGATTTTCAATACAGATGAACCTTAAGTGGAACAAGTGTAGTTGAAGTGACAGTTCGTTTTATTCATTAACAATATAATGCAAActaaatataaaatttattaaagataactatttttttattacattcaGGTGCCTTTATATACAATCTTAACTGTCATCGAATTGATCTAGGCCTAATGTCTTTGTCTTTGTGCTCCTTATAAGAATGTCTTACATAAAGATTAACAAATATAATGTGAAATTGTCACGcaacacattaaaggcagtagacactatgggtaattgtcaaagactagccttcacagttggtgtatctcaacatatgcataaaataacaaacctgtgaaaatttgagctcaatcggtcatcgaagttgtgagataataatgaaagaaaattaacccttgtcacacgaagttgtgtgcgtttagatggttgattttgagacctcaagttctaaatctgaggtctcaaaatcaaattcgtggaaaattatttctgccttgaaaactatggcacttcagagggagctgtttctcacattgttttataccatcaacctcatccctattaaaggttttatgccaataactattttgagtaattaccaatagtgtccactgcctttcagacATGTAGGTACTAATCTTGAACTCAAAGTaagttttgaaactttgcatggtgggagtgtAACTAggtaaggtttgtggtagcactaAGTAAAAATCTTTTTTGAGCCGCGTTGGGTCTGAAAAGAAACTGGTGGTTGACAGCTCATtgttcaatcagtatgctcaaATCTTCCCCTAAAGATGATCAGAACATATCGATCTAGACATTGAGTTGttaaccatcggttcttttaGAACCAACAACACGAAAACGATTTAAACATGGTTCTACTGCAGACCTTACTTATCTTGAGCTATTTAATACCTTTTTCTTTTCGcgtagaaaagaaaaaatctgtttgtttttaaaggctgTGCATTTACAATCAATTTACTTTGTAAAACAGCTGCTAAACTTCAATTTGGTAGTAACTTTTTAAAACCAATAAGTGCAAACCCTTTGCTTTTGAGTTGTTACTTCAATGAAAACTGGCACAggaatttatttattcaacttTTGACTTTATATTACTGGGTCAAGTGTggcaattttaatttatttaggaACTTTGTAAAAGCCCCCACAGCAAAATCCAAGTGCACTACTGCAGTTGATGTTGGTACCCTGGGATATGTTGAGGCCTGCTTGTAGATAGATTCTTTCACATACATGTTGTAACCTTATACCCAGTGTTTCCACCATTACTGGGATGGAAATGCATCCagtgttatttatttcatcacagcCTTTACAGACATTAATTGATGATGAtgcaaaaattaaacaaaatggtttcatgatacatgtatgtgtacttCATGTAGATGAAATGCATCCCTGTAAAGGCAGATACAACAGTTGcaggttgtttttatttctgtcaGTTAGCACGGGTCTTTACTTTTTCAGGTTTAGGATATCATATTAGTGCATATTTAAATTATTggtataattataaatatttatgcCAAAAATAGTTCATAGCCAGACGTTTTTACCCTTAGCAGAATCTTTCTGTATAGGATAATGCTTGAGGTGCGCGCCATTCGTGGGCTAAGATGGCCCGAGGGCAAGAAAGCCCACGAATGGCACGTTCACCGAGGGCATTATGCGACttaacccacacctgtgacgtcatgctgTTGTAAAATTCGCTTAATTATTTTGGGGcgatattgtttaatttttaagtcaattgtttgtataatatttttttctgactCACAGTAAATTTAGACAAGTCAGTGATAAAAAGTGACTATGACACGGATGTTGTTATAGCCTATTTGCTCggtctacaaaaaaacaaaaggtgaAGATAAAAGAAGTGACCTATCCGCGTACAAGCCCGTTGTTTAAGATATT
The nucleotide sequence above comes from Asterias rubens chromosome 12, eAstRub1.3, whole genome shotgun sequence. Encoded proteins:
- the LOC117297817 gene encoding uncharacterized protein LOC117297817 is translated as MASPITVLRSMASSITPLHNMASPIATLRSMASPITALRRMASPIKALRRMASPITALRSEATPIIALRSITSPIAILRSITSPIATFRRMASPIAALRSITSPITALRSITSPIATLCSMASPITALHNMASPITALLSTTLPNQSSAVWPHQSQRSAVKLHQSERSAVKLHQSERSAVKLHQSQRSAVKLHQSQLSAVKLHQSQRSAVKLHQSQRSAVKL